From Antennarius striatus isolate MH-2024 chromosome 14, ASM4005453v1, whole genome shotgun sequence, the proteins below share one genomic window:
- the LOC137607293 gene encoding probable C-mannosyltransferase DPY19L4 — MTEVRCRIKEILEGDRDEDVRKNEPEVQTTHINGSMSAEGDGSVSNDGTHDRRQGEEDEVKGEAGEQESNPEPSLKRVNTSSASFLQHVVKVFFGCLAAVASGVLYAVYLSTYHDRKFWFSSRQDLEREITFQEGSGIYYYYFKHMLATPSFERGFYELTLDNKTVSGQTINVVERLSLYPELITSFIYRITSSHDFVEPIYFYVGTIFGLQAVYVTALFVCSWVMSGTWVAGMLAVAWYVINRPDTTKVDHAIPLRDNWALPYFSCQVTALTGFLSNNISSATEMFCYLTMSATSVTFLLVWEHSHYVLFVQGLCLFLLDSFDLVPPRKMADIHKVYLSSLFLAYLFQFQNPTLLSSPLLSLLIGSVLARYFQQKMKMGPLVARVLKLLLHFHLVFTTGITFCYVVKKLIPVSENDFIVKFLEVKFGLNTTTDFITNFLLCQESFQTPSQDFFLRLTQASVLPFYFLVLAVCLLSTLQTIYRRLNGQPMETNLKLEDGRIGEQPQVIYHVFHTLLFGGLSLLFDGLKYLWTPYVCMFTAFGVCSPELWMTVFKWLKLKSVHPVVLSLILSTAVPTIIGFSLWREFSPRLLADLSDLQEFYDPDTLELITWIRSQAPAATVFAGSPQLLGIVKLCSGSAVTSLPLYTDFHLLKRTEDTYQVYGMRSAEDIYKILTSQKTNYMIIEESLCNELRLNKGCRVKDLLDISNGHVVYDKGEIYSFSRHGRFCQEIKLNYSPYTNYFTRVFWNRSYHVYKVNSVISFQY, encoded by the exons ATGACTGAGGTGAGATGTCGGATTAAAGAGATTttggagggagacagagacgAAGATGTGCGCAAAAATGAGCCCGAAGTGCAAACTACAC ACATCAATGGATCGATGAGCGCAGAGGGTGATGGGAGTGTGTCCAACGATGGAACTCATGACAGGCGgcagggagaggaggatgaagtcaAAGGAGAGGCTGGAGAACAGGAGTCAAATCCTGAACCCTCTCTGAAGAGAGTGAACACATCTTCTGCAA GTTTCTTGCAGCACGTTGTGAAGGTGTTCTTCGGCTGTCTGGCAGCAGTCGCCTCTGGAGTGCTGTATGCTGTCTATCTCTCAACATATCACGACAGGAAGTTCTGGTTTTCGAGTAGACAG GACCTGGAGCGGGAAATCACCTTCCAAGAAGGCAGCGGGatctattattactattttaagCACATGCTCGCAACACCATCTTTTGAAAGAG GGTTTTATGAACTGACGCTCGACAACAAGACTGTTTCAGGTCAGACCATCAACGTAGTGGAACGTTTGTCTCTATATCCGGAGCTAATCACAAGCTTCATATACAGAATCACAAGCAGTCat GACTTTGTGGAGCCGATCTACTTCTATGTTGGAACGATCTTCGGCCTGCAGGCAGTCTATGTCACCGCCCTGTTTGTGTGCAGCTGGGTGATGAGCGGCACTTGGGTGGCAGGCATGTTGGCAGTGGCCTGGTACGTGATTAACAG ACCGGACACCACCAAAGTGGACCATGCTATTCCTCTACGCGACAACTGGGCTCTGCCTTACTTCTCCTGCCAGGTCACAGCTTTGACCGGTTTCCTCAGCAACAACATCAGCTCTGCCACTGAG ATGTTTTGCTACCTTACCATGAGTGCCACCAGTGTCACCTTCCTCCTGGTGTGGGAACACAGCCACTATGTGCTCTTCGTTCAAGGCCTCTGTCTCTTCTTGCTCGATTCGTTTGATCTGGTGCCGCCACGTAAG ATGGCTGACATTCACAAAGTGTACCTCAGCTCCTTGTTCCTGGCCTACCTGTTCCAGTTTCAGAATCCGACCCTGCTCAGCTCACCGTTGCTCAGCCTCTTGATTGGCTCAGTGCTCGCGAGGTACTTCCAG CAAAAGATGAAGATGGGACCTCTAGTGGCCAGAGTGCTGAAGCTGCTTCTACATTTCCACCTTGTCTTCACCACAGGGATCACCTTCTGTTACGTGGTCAAG AAACTGATACCTGTGAGTGAGAATGACTTCATAGTAAAGTTCCTTGAAGTAAAATTTGGCCTCAACACAACAAC tGATTTTATCACCAACTTCCTCCTGTGCCAAGAGAGTTTCCAGACCCCCAGTCAGGACTTCTTCCTCCGACTGACGCAGGCCTCAGTCCTTCCCTTCTACTTCCTGGTTCTCGCTGTCTGCCTGCTGTCCACCCTGCAGACCATTTACAGAAGACTCAA TGGTCAGCCAATGGAAACAAACCTTAAACTTGAAGACGGACGAATCGGAGAACAGCCACAGGTCATCTATCACGTCTTTCACACGTTGCTGTTTGGAGGCCTGTCTCTGCTGTTTGATGG GTTGAAATATTTATGGACCCCATACGTCTGCATGTTCACAGCGTTCGGTGTGTGTTCCCCAGAGCTCTGGATGACTGTGTTTAAATGGCTCAAACTGAAATCCGTCCACCCTGTAGTTCTA TCTCTGATCCTGAGCACAGCAGTTCCTACCATCATTGGTTTCAGTTTGTGGAGAGAG TTCAGCCCCCGTCTCTTAGCGGACCTGTCAGACCTGCAGGAGTTCTATGACCCGGATACCTTGGAGCTGATCACCTGGATCAG GTCACAAGCTCCGGCTGCCACTGTCTTCGCAGGAAGCCCTCAGCTGTTAGGAATCGTGAAGTTGTGTTCAGGGTCAGCCGTGACCAGTTTACCTCTCTACACAGACTTCCACCTGCTGAAGAGGACTGAAGAT ACTTATCAAGTGTATGGAATGAGGTCTGCAGAGGACATCTATAAGATTCTGACCTCTCAAAAGACAAACTACATGATCATCGAGGAGTCTTTATGCAATGAACTTCGTCTTAACAAAGGCTGTAGAGTGAAAGACCTGCTCGACATCTCCAATGGACAT GTTGTTTATGACAAAGGGGAGATTTACTCTTTCTCCAGACACGGGAGGTTCTGCCAGGAGATCAAGTTGAACTACTCGCCGTACACAAACTACTTCACTCGAGTTTTCTGGAACCGCTCGTACCACGTCTACAAAGTGAACTCTGTCATCTCCTTTCAGTACTGA
- the ints8 gene encoding integrator complex subunit 8 isoform X1, translated as MEASRMNNGGMSAEAADRVAAVGNSRPGTPLQTSWFEFLLDGSLLETHLQRSNPDPTPVQLIIQFLEQASKPSVNEQNQVQPPADNRRNRTLKLLALKVAAHMKWDLDALEKGLTIPVLNMLLNELLCVSKVPPGVKHVDLDLSTLPPTTAMAVVIYNRWAIRTIVLSSFPEKQTKPGPHQINMLSIVQQEKEMTENILTVLKEQATDSISVLEGALQLKKDFFVHTLRTLDLLAADAAANGETESSTAGLRISADELHCQVHYDLGGIFFQQGCTNQPAYQKAHDHFRQTRELLKKLDSAVHVHLDEKRLAGYWNACKALTEDCDSDSQTTSYNQINSLIRAHNYQAVIEAFIKDNVSRTLPNHFRRSVLREFLYKVQQVESGLDEVCHKLCICNAVRDALEGDILSVRFQQLLLKPSKKLVDFILEVCTLSLEKENMSETIRKNMAIFMKTLCESLEELPLLFMVSSHKLFMELLREEERKILVEQMRKRSATINLSAKPLPSFYDIPASASVNIGQLEQQLILLLEPRRLRQILIELHGLAERPFWKVNSKWEVPPDYINVILGIKDNLTKDLVYILMAKGLHCISIKDFAHARQLFSACLELVTEFSPKLRQVMLNEMLLLDIRAHETMASEGSKERPPPDLVSRVRGYLEMRIHDVPLRQVVGEECVAFMLNWRENDYLTLQVPPSLVINNPYIKLGQLLASTCKELPGPKESRRTAKELWDVVVQICSVSIQHKRNSDGRVGLIKHRESSMGIMYRSKFITFVKKLREPLVLTTLISLFVRLHSIVRDDIVNEVTAEHLSIWPSSLPNIQAVDVEAVAVTVKELVSHALVLNPNNQSWLVTQADIYFVTNQYSAALNFYLQAGAVCSDFFTKAVPPDVYTDQVLKRMIKCCSIMNCHTQVAVLCQFLREVDYMTAFKALQEQNSHDAMDSFYDYIWDVTILEYLTHIHHKRGETEKRQIAIKAIGQTELNTSNPEEVLQLAAQKRKKRFLQAMAKLYF; from the exons ATGGAGGCGTCCAGAATGAATAAT GGGGGGATGAGTGCTGAAGCAGCCGACCGGGTCGCTGCTGTCGGCAACAGTCGTCCAGGAACACCTCTCCAGACGTCCTGGTTTGAGTTCCTGCTGGATGGCAGCCTGCTGGAGACGCACCTGCAGAGGTCAAACCCAG ACCCGACCCCAGTCCAGCTGATCATCCAGTTCCTGGAACAGGCGTCCAAACCTTCTGTCAATGAGCAGAACCAAGTGCAGCCTCCAGCAGACAACCGCAGGAATCGCACCCTGAAGCTGCTGGCGCTGAAAGTAGCTGCACACATGAAGTGGGACCTGGACGCTCTGGAGAAAGG CCTGACAATTCCAGTGTTAAACATGTTACTGAATGAGCTCCTTTGCGTGAGCAAAGTGCCACCGGGGGTGAAGCACGTGGACCTGGATCTGTCCACTCTCCCGCCCACTACAGCCATGGCTGTTGTCATTTACAACCGCTG GGCCATCCGAACCATTGTGCTGAGCAGCTTTCCAGAGAAACAGACCAAACCGGGACCGCACCAGATTAACAT GTTGAGTATCGTCCAGCAAGAGAAGGAGATGACTGAAAACATCCTGACTGTT CTGAAGGAGCAGGCGACGGACTCCATCAGCGTCCTTGAAGGAGCTCTGCAGCTGAAGAAGGACTTCTTCGTTCATACGCTGAGGACTCTGGACCTGctggctgctgatgctgctgccaaCGGAGAGACCGAGTCCTCGACTGCAGGGCTTCGGATCAGCGCCGATGAGCTGCACTGCCAG gtTCATTATGATCTGGGAGGTATTTTCTTCCAGCAAGGCTGCACAAACCAACCAGCCTATCAGAAGGCCCACGATCACTTCAGACAAACAAGGGAGCTATTAAAAAAG CTGGACTCAGCGGTCCACGTTCACTTGGATGAGAAACGTCTAGCCGGCTACTGGAACGCCTGCAAAGCTTTGACTGAAGATTGTGACTCAGACAGCCAGACCACGTCCTACAATCAAATCAACAGCCTCATCAGGGCGCACAACTACCAG GCTGTTATCGAAGCGTTCATCAAAGACAACGTGAGCCGCACGTTACCAAACCATTTCAGACGGTCCGTTCTACGAGAGTTCCTGTACAAAGTCCAACAAGT GGAGTCGGGCCTGGATGAGGTTTGCCACAAGCTGTGTATCTGCAACGCCGTACGAGACGCTTTAGAAGGAGACATCCTCAGTGTTCgtttccagcagctcctcctcaaGCCCAGCAAAAAGCTGGTGGACTTCATCTTAGAG GTTTGCACACTTTCGCTAGAAAAGGAGAACATGTCTGAGACCATCAGAAAAAACATGGCCATTTTCATGAA GACCCTGTGTGAGAGCTTGGAGGAGCTGCCGCTGCTGTTCATGGTGTCGTCTCATAAGCTGTTCATGGAGCTgttgagggaggaggagaggaagattcTGGTGGAGCAGATGAGGAAGAGATCAGCCACCATCAACCTAAGCGCCAAGCCTCTGCCGTCTTTCTACGACATTCCAG CCTCTGCTAGTGTGAACATCGGgcagctggagcagcagctcatCCTCCTGCTGGAGCCACGCAGGCTCAGACAGATCCTCATTGAGCTCCACGGTCTGGCAGAAAGACCCTTCTGGAAGGTCAACAGTAAG TGGGAAGTTCCTCCAGACTACATTAACGTGATCCTCGGCATTAAAGACAACCTGACCAAGGACCTGGTCTATATCCTCATGGCCAAAGGACTCCACTGCATATCAATAAAG GACTTTGCTCACGCCCGGCAGCTTTTCTCTGCTTGTCTGGAGCTCGTCACCGAGTTCTCCCCCAAGCTGAGGCAGGTGATGCTGAACGAAATGCTGCTGCTCGACATCCGGGCGCACGAGACGATGGCCTCCGAGGGCAGCAAGGAGCGACCGCCCCCCGACCTGGTCAGCAGGGTCAGAGGTTACCTGGAGATGAGGATTCACg ATGTGCCTCTGCGTCAGGTGGTGGGAGAGGAGTGTGTCGCCTTCATGTTGAACTGGAGGGAGAACGATTACCTGACTTTGCAGGTGCCTCCATCTCTGGTCATCAACAACCCGTACATCAAG CTCGGTCAGCTCCTGGCCTCAACATGCAAAGAGCTCCCAGGTCCTAAAGAGAGTCGGCGTACAGCCAAGGAACTTTGGGATGTGGTGGTGCAGATCTGCAGCGTGTCCATCCAGCACAAGAGGAACAGCGACGGCAGAGTGGGCCTCATTAAACACAGAGAGTCCTCCATGGGCATCATGTACCG GAGTAAATTCATCACTTTTGTCAAGAAACTTAGA GAGCCGTTGGTGCTGACGACCCTCATCTCGCTATTTGTGAGGCTCCACAGCATCGTGAGG GACGATATTGTAAATGAGGTGACGGCTGAGCACCTCTCCATCTGGCCGTCTTCTCTCCCGAA CATACAGGCAGTAGACGTGGAAGCCGTGGCCGTGACGGTCAAAGAGCTGGTGTCCCACGCTCTGGTTCTGAACCCTAACAACCAGTCGTGGCTCGTCACGCAGGCCGATATCTACTTTG TGACCAATCAGTATTCTGCGGCGCTGAACTTCTACCTCCAGGCCGGAGCCGTGTGCTCCGACTTCTTCACCAAAGCTGTTCCCCCCGACGTCTACACTGACCAG GTTCTGAAGAGGATGATCAAGTGCTGTTCAATCATGAACTGCCACacgcag GTTGCTGTCCTCTGTCAGTTTCTTCGGGAGGTCGATTACATGACCGCGTTTAAAGCTCTTCAGGAACAGAACAG TCATGACGCCATGGACTCGTTCTACGACTACATCTGGGACGTCACCATCCTGGAGTATCTCACAC ATATTCACCACAAACGAGGAGAAACTGAGAAAAGACAAATAGCG ATAAAGGCGATCGGGCAGACGGAGCTCAACACCAGTAACCCAGAGGAGGTTCTGCAGTTGGctgcacagaaaagaaagaagagattCCTGCAGGCCATGGCCAAACTCTACTTCTAG
- the ints8 gene encoding integrator complex subunit 8 isoform X2, producing the protein MSAEAADRVAAVGNSRPGTPLQTSWFEFLLDGSLLETHLQRSNPDPTPVQLIIQFLEQASKPSVNEQNQVQPPADNRRNRTLKLLALKVAAHMKWDLDALEKGLTIPVLNMLLNELLCVSKVPPGVKHVDLDLSTLPPTTAMAVVIYNRWAIRTIVLSSFPEKQTKPGPHQINMLSIVQQEKEMTENILTVLKEQATDSISVLEGALQLKKDFFVHTLRTLDLLAADAAANGETESSTAGLRISADELHCQVHYDLGGIFFQQGCTNQPAYQKAHDHFRQTRELLKKLDSAVHVHLDEKRLAGYWNACKALTEDCDSDSQTTSYNQINSLIRAHNYQAVIEAFIKDNVSRTLPNHFRRSVLREFLYKVQQVESGLDEVCHKLCICNAVRDALEGDILSVRFQQLLLKPSKKLVDFILEVCTLSLEKENMSETIRKNMAIFMKTLCESLEELPLLFMVSSHKLFMELLREEERKILVEQMRKRSATINLSAKPLPSFYDIPASASVNIGQLEQQLILLLEPRRLRQILIELHGLAERPFWKVNSKWEVPPDYINVILGIKDNLTKDLVYILMAKGLHCISIKDFAHARQLFSACLELVTEFSPKLRQVMLNEMLLLDIRAHETMASEGSKERPPPDLVSRVRGYLEMRIHDVPLRQVVGEECVAFMLNWRENDYLTLQVPPSLVINNPYIKLGQLLASTCKELPGPKESRRTAKELWDVVVQICSVSIQHKRNSDGRVGLIKHRESSMGIMYRSKFITFVKKLREPLVLTTLISLFVRLHSIVRDDIVNEVTAEHLSIWPSSLPNIQAVDVEAVAVTVKELVSHALVLNPNNQSWLVTQADIYFVTNQYSAALNFYLQAGAVCSDFFTKAVPPDVYTDQVLKRMIKCCSIMNCHTQVAVLCQFLREVDYMTAFKALQEQNSHDAMDSFYDYIWDVTILEYLTHIHHKRGETEKRQIAIKAIGQTELNTSNPEEVLQLAAQKRKKRFLQAMAKLYF; encoded by the exons ATGAGTGCTGAAGCAGCCGACCGGGTCGCTGCTGTCGGCAACAGTCGTCCAGGAACACCTCTCCAGACGTCCTGGTTTGAGTTCCTGCTGGATGGCAGCCTGCTGGAGACGCACCTGCAGAGGTCAAACCCAG ACCCGACCCCAGTCCAGCTGATCATCCAGTTCCTGGAACAGGCGTCCAAACCTTCTGTCAATGAGCAGAACCAAGTGCAGCCTCCAGCAGACAACCGCAGGAATCGCACCCTGAAGCTGCTGGCGCTGAAAGTAGCTGCACACATGAAGTGGGACCTGGACGCTCTGGAGAAAGG CCTGACAATTCCAGTGTTAAACATGTTACTGAATGAGCTCCTTTGCGTGAGCAAAGTGCCACCGGGGGTGAAGCACGTGGACCTGGATCTGTCCACTCTCCCGCCCACTACAGCCATGGCTGTTGTCATTTACAACCGCTG GGCCATCCGAACCATTGTGCTGAGCAGCTTTCCAGAGAAACAGACCAAACCGGGACCGCACCAGATTAACAT GTTGAGTATCGTCCAGCAAGAGAAGGAGATGACTGAAAACATCCTGACTGTT CTGAAGGAGCAGGCGACGGACTCCATCAGCGTCCTTGAAGGAGCTCTGCAGCTGAAGAAGGACTTCTTCGTTCATACGCTGAGGACTCTGGACCTGctggctgctgatgctgctgccaaCGGAGAGACCGAGTCCTCGACTGCAGGGCTTCGGATCAGCGCCGATGAGCTGCACTGCCAG gtTCATTATGATCTGGGAGGTATTTTCTTCCAGCAAGGCTGCACAAACCAACCAGCCTATCAGAAGGCCCACGATCACTTCAGACAAACAAGGGAGCTATTAAAAAAG CTGGACTCAGCGGTCCACGTTCACTTGGATGAGAAACGTCTAGCCGGCTACTGGAACGCCTGCAAAGCTTTGACTGAAGATTGTGACTCAGACAGCCAGACCACGTCCTACAATCAAATCAACAGCCTCATCAGGGCGCACAACTACCAG GCTGTTATCGAAGCGTTCATCAAAGACAACGTGAGCCGCACGTTACCAAACCATTTCAGACGGTCCGTTCTACGAGAGTTCCTGTACAAAGTCCAACAAGT GGAGTCGGGCCTGGATGAGGTTTGCCACAAGCTGTGTATCTGCAACGCCGTACGAGACGCTTTAGAAGGAGACATCCTCAGTGTTCgtttccagcagctcctcctcaaGCCCAGCAAAAAGCTGGTGGACTTCATCTTAGAG GTTTGCACACTTTCGCTAGAAAAGGAGAACATGTCTGAGACCATCAGAAAAAACATGGCCATTTTCATGAA GACCCTGTGTGAGAGCTTGGAGGAGCTGCCGCTGCTGTTCATGGTGTCGTCTCATAAGCTGTTCATGGAGCTgttgagggaggaggagaggaagattcTGGTGGAGCAGATGAGGAAGAGATCAGCCACCATCAACCTAAGCGCCAAGCCTCTGCCGTCTTTCTACGACATTCCAG CCTCTGCTAGTGTGAACATCGGgcagctggagcagcagctcatCCTCCTGCTGGAGCCACGCAGGCTCAGACAGATCCTCATTGAGCTCCACGGTCTGGCAGAAAGACCCTTCTGGAAGGTCAACAGTAAG TGGGAAGTTCCTCCAGACTACATTAACGTGATCCTCGGCATTAAAGACAACCTGACCAAGGACCTGGTCTATATCCTCATGGCCAAAGGACTCCACTGCATATCAATAAAG GACTTTGCTCACGCCCGGCAGCTTTTCTCTGCTTGTCTGGAGCTCGTCACCGAGTTCTCCCCCAAGCTGAGGCAGGTGATGCTGAACGAAATGCTGCTGCTCGACATCCGGGCGCACGAGACGATGGCCTCCGAGGGCAGCAAGGAGCGACCGCCCCCCGACCTGGTCAGCAGGGTCAGAGGTTACCTGGAGATGAGGATTCACg ATGTGCCTCTGCGTCAGGTGGTGGGAGAGGAGTGTGTCGCCTTCATGTTGAACTGGAGGGAGAACGATTACCTGACTTTGCAGGTGCCTCCATCTCTGGTCATCAACAACCCGTACATCAAG CTCGGTCAGCTCCTGGCCTCAACATGCAAAGAGCTCCCAGGTCCTAAAGAGAGTCGGCGTACAGCCAAGGAACTTTGGGATGTGGTGGTGCAGATCTGCAGCGTGTCCATCCAGCACAAGAGGAACAGCGACGGCAGAGTGGGCCTCATTAAACACAGAGAGTCCTCCATGGGCATCATGTACCG GAGTAAATTCATCACTTTTGTCAAGAAACTTAGA GAGCCGTTGGTGCTGACGACCCTCATCTCGCTATTTGTGAGGCTCCACAGCATCGTGAGG GACGATATTGTAAATGAGGTGACGGCTGAGCACCTCTCCATCTGGCCGTCTTCTCTCCCGAA CATACAGGCAGTAGACGTGGAAGCCGTGGCCGTGACGGTCAAAGAGCTGGTGTCCCACGCTCTGGTTCTGAACCCTAACAACCAGTCGTGGCTCGTCACGCAGGCCGATATCTACTTTG TGACCAATCAGTATTCTGCGGCGCTGAACTTCTACCTCCAGGCCGGAGCCGTGTGCTCCGACTTCTTCACCAAAGCTGTTCCCCCCGACGTCTACACTGACCAG GTTCTGAAGAGGATGATCAAGTGCTGTTCAATCATGAACTGCCACacgcag GTTGCTGTCCTCTGTCAGTTTCTTCGGGAGGTCGATTACATGACCGCGTTTAAAGCTCTTCAGGAACAGAACAG TCATGACGCCATGGACTCGTTCTACGACTACATCTGGGACGTCACCATCCTGGAGTATCTCACAC ATATTCACCACAAACGAGGAGAAACTGAGAAAAGACAAATAGCG ATAAAGGCGATCGGGCAGACGGAGCTCAACACCAGTAACCCAGAGGAGGTTCTGCAGTTGGctgcacagaaaagaaagaagagattCCTGCAGGCCATGGCCAAACTCTACTTCTAG